A portion of the Achromobacter sp. MFA1 R4 genome contains these proteins:
- a CDS encoding PolC-type DNA polymerase III — MTYFFRRPRANDAAPARPAPRAQAALTQALQALGGPFVVADLETTGLSTASCEILEFAAVRVGAGGTLEREYTQVVRTCGRVPSFISRLTGITQAEVDRDGVPVAQAFSSFLAFVEDLPVFFHNASFDRRFLGAAALQTGLPFANATHCTLALARRAWPELPSHKLDILARHVGASQPTHRALADVRTTVAVALAASARLAAA, encoded by the coding sequence ATGACCTATTTCTTCAGGCGGCCGCGCGCCAACGACGCCGCGCCCGCCCGGCCGGCCCCGCGCGCCCAGGCCGCATTGACGCAGGCGCTGCAGGCGCTCGGCGGCCCCTTCGTCGTCGCCGACCTGGAAACCACCGGCCTGTCGACCGCAAGCTGCGAAATCCTGGAATTCGCCGCAGTAAGGGTCGGCGCGGGTGGCACGCTGGAACGCGAATACACGCAAGTGGTGCGCACCTGCGGCCGCGTCCCGTCTTTCATATCCCGGCTCACCGGCATCACGCAGGCCGAGGTCGATCGGGACGGCGTGCCCGTGGCGCAGGCCTTTTCGTCCTTTCTGGCGTTCGTGGAAGACCTGCCGGTGTTCTTCCATAACGCGTCGTTCGACCGGCGCTTTCTCGGCGCGGCGGCCCTTCAGACGGGCCTGCCGTTCGCCAACGCCACCCATTGCACGCTCGCGCTGGCGCGCCGCGCGTGGCCGGAATTGCCGTCGCACAAGCTGGATATCCTGGCGCGGCACGTGGGCGCGTCGCAGCCGACGCACCGGGCCTTGGCCGACGTGCGCACCACGGTCGCGGTGGCGCTGGCGGCCAGCGCGCGCCTGGCCGCGGCGTGA
- a CDS encoding DUF1653 domain-containing protein — translation MTESEALALASHRHYKGGLYRYIGTARHSETEESMVVYEHLWPHARGMWVRPAELFFGQLADGSPRFAALHPAE, via the coding sequence ATGACCGAATCCGAAGCCCTCGCCCTTGCCTCGCACCGCCACTACAAGGGCGGGCTGTACCGATACATCGGCACCGCCCGCCATTCCGAAACCGAGGAATCCATGGTGGTGTACGAGCATCTGTGGCCTCACGCGCGCGGTATGTGGGTGCGCCCGGCCGAGCTGTTTTTCGGCCAGCTTGCCGATGGCTCGCCGCGCTTTGCCGCCCTGCATCCCGCGGAGTAG
- a CDS encoding methyl-accepting chemotaxis protein has translation MLWHTLDRFIRGHRPSRQRDLLGQIDAIDRSQAVIEFDLNGHILMANQNFLDTMGYALQEIQGRHHRMFVDPGESGSAQYAAFWQRLARGAHDAGRYRRIRKNGTDVWLQATYNPIFDPHGQPVKVVKYATDITEQQQRQADSEGQLAAISKVQAIIEFELDGTIIRANELFLNAVGYRADEVLGRHHSMFVPPEEARSAAYKEFWRRLRNGEHDTGQYLRLGKGGRQVWIEASYNPILDAQGRPFKVVKFATDITKRFTAAQTLRVAVQGLTENAERARQANSLAQDASHIAETGGETMRDVVSTMAGITESSRRISDIIGVMDGVAFQTNILALNAAVEAARAGEHGKGFAVVAAEVRSLAQNSAAAAKEIKALITTSVEQIEGGALQVRSAGDTMESIVSSSRRVTEIMGQVVEVSLAQSARLGGVTEDLTQMSADAVERLRAA, from the coding sequence ATGCTTTGGCATACGCTTGACCGATTCATTCGTGGACACCGACCCTCGCGGCAGAGGGATCTGCTGGGACAGATCGACGCCATCGACAGATCCCAGGCGGTCATCGAGTTCGATTTGAATGGCCACATCCTGATGGCCAACCAGAATTTCCTGGACACCATGGGCTATGCGCTCCAAGAGATCCAGGGCCGGCATCACCGGATGTTCGTCGATCCCGGCGAATCCGGTTCGGCGCAATACGCGGCTTTCTGGCAGAGACTGGCCCGGGGCGCGCATGATGCCGGCCGCTATCGGCGGATTCGCAAGAATGGAACGGACGTCTGGCTGCAGGCGACCTACAACCCGATCTTCGACCCGCACGGCCAGCCCGTGAAAGTGGTCAAGTACGCCACGGACATCACCGAGCAGCAGCAGCGCCAGGCCGATTCCGAAGGCCAGCTTGCCGCGATCTCCAAGGTGCAGGCGATCATCGAGTTCGAGCTCGACGGCACCATCATCCGCGCCAACGAGCTCTTCCTGAACGCGGTGGGCTACCGCGCCGACGAAGTGCTGGGGCGCCACCACAGCATGTTCGTGCCGCCCGAGGAAGCCCGAAGCGCGGCCTACAAGGAGTTCTGGCGCAGGCTGCGCAACGGCGAACACGACACCGGCCAGTACCTGCGGCTGGGCAAGGGCGGACGCCAGGTCTGGATCGAAGCCAGCTACAACCCGATCCTCGATGCGCAGGGGCGGCCGTTCAAGGTCGTGAAGTTCGCCACCGACATCACCAAGCGCTTTACCGCCGCCCAGACGCTGCGCGTCGCGGTCCAGGGCCTGACCGAAAACGCGGAGCGTGCGCGGCAGGCCAACAGCCTAGCCCAGGACGCCAGCCACATCGCGGAAACGGGCGGCGAGACCATGCGGGACGTCGTGAGCACCATGGCTGGCATCACCGAAAGCTCGCGCCGCATTTCCGACATCATCGGCGTGATGGACGGCGTCGCGTTCCAGACCAACATCCTTGCCCTGAATGCCGCCGTCGAGGCCGCGCGCGCCGGCGAGCACGGCAAGGGTTTCGCGGTCGTGGCCGCCGAAGTCCGCAGCCTCGCGCAGAACAGCGCCGCGGCCGCCAAAGAGATCAAGGCCCTCATCACCACGTCGGTGGAGCAGATCGAAGGCGGTGCGTTGCAGGTCCGGTCCGCGGGCGACACGATGGAAAGCATCGTGTCGTCGTCGCGGCGCGTGACCGAAATCATGGGTCAGGTCGTCGAGGTGTCGCTCGCGCAATCGGCCAGGCTGGGCGGCGTCACCGAAGACCTCACGCAGATGAGCGCCGACGCGGTCGAACGGTTGCGCGCCGCCTAG
- a CDS encoding glutathione S-transferase: MTYDLWYWNGIPGRGEFVRLALEAGGIPYRERARDPGADEGALIDDMQSARKHPPFAPPYLVVGKMTLGQTANILLFLGEKHGLAPDSLEGRLWVNQLQLTIADMVAEAHDTHHPISASEYYEDQKEEAARRARVFREERIPKFLGYFERLLDGPQAWLAGGNKWTYVDLSLYHLVDGLLFAFPKRMATVAAHYPNVFALHERVTALPALQAYFSSGRRLPFGEGIFRQYRELDAA; encoded by the coding sequence ATGACTTACGACCTTTGGTACTGGAATGGCATCCCCGGGCGCGGCGAGTTCGTGCGCCTTGCGCTCGAGGCGGGCGGTATCCCGTACCGCGAGCGCGCGCGCGACCCCGGCGCCGATGAAGGCGCGCTGATCGACGACATGCAGTCCGCGCGCAAGCATCCCCCTTTCGCGCCGCCGTACCTCGTGGTCGGAAAGATGACACTGGGGCAAACAGCCAACATCCTGCTTTTCCTGGGCGAAAAGCACGGTCTTGCCCCCGATTCGCTGGAAGGGCGCCTCTGGGTCAACCAGCTGCAGCTCACCATTGCCGACATGGTGGCCGAAGCGCACGACACGCATCACCCCATCTCCGCCAGCGAGTACTACGAAGACCAAAAGGAAGAAGCCGCCCGCCGGGCGCGCGTCTTTCGCGAAGAGCGCATACCCAAGTTCCTGGGCTATTTCGAACGCCTGCTTGACGGGCCGCAGGCGTGGCTGGCGGGCGGCAATAAGTGGACCTACGTCGATCTATCCCTGTATCACTTGGTCGATGGGCTGCTTTTTGCATTTCCCAAGCGCATGGCCACCGTGGCAGCGCATTACCCCAATGTGTTTGCGCTGCACGAGCGCGTGACCGCGCTGCCGGCGTTGCAGGCCTATTTTTCCAGCGGCCGGCGCCTGCCATTCGGAGAGGGCATCTTCCGGCAATATCGGGAGCTTGACGCGGCGTAG
- a CDS encoding GMC family oxidoreductase — protein MGDYDFIIAGGGTAGCILANRLSADGKYRVLMLEAGQEARSMWIPIPAGFSKLLVDPTYNWRFATQPEDNVYGRTIAVPRGKGLGGSTLINGMIYVRGQPQDYDGWEAAGASGWGSQVAERVFRKIENYAPGGENRGKDGPMYLEEVAERFPVSDAFLQAAREDGQPLNPDYNGGDQEGVGYYQVLQHRGRRWSVVDGYLKPAAGRSNLSVECGAHVTRLVFEGKRCVGVAYRKDGQEHTVRARRETLVCMGAVQSPQLLELSGVGNPALLKSLGIALVHAQPQVGENYIDHFATRMNWRVKNTVTLNEMSRGWRLAQQVARYYLNHKGILTLGTGLVHGFVKSAPDLPTPDVQFFFVHASYANAAERILDRHPGMTIGVAQLRPESVGSIHIKSADPLAGPAIRPNFLCAQVDRDSLVGGMQVARRIVGQPALQRFVQAEVSPGADVDSYDEWLDFARRNGQTIYHPIGTCRMGTDAAAVTDVRLRVNGLAGLRVVDASVMPKMVSGNTQAAVMMVAERGAEMILEDAAQG, from the coding sequence ATGGGCGATTACGATTTCATCATCGCGGGCGGCGGTACGGCCGGCTGCATCCTCGCCAACCGCCTGAGCGCGGACGGCAAGTACCGCGTGCTGATGCTCGAGGCCGGACAAGAGGCCCGCAGCATGTGGATCCCGATTCCCGCGGGCTTTTCCAAGCTGCTGGTCGATCCGACCTACAACTGGCGCTTCGCGACCCAGCCGGAAGACAACGTCTACGGCCGCACCATTGCCGTGCCGCGCGGCAAGGGGCTTGGCGGATCCACGCTGATCAACGGCATGATCTACGTCCGGGGCCAGCCGCAGGATTACGACGGCTGGGAAGCCGCGGGCGCGTCTGGCTGGGGCAGCCAGGTGGCCGAACGCGTCTTTCGCAAGATCGAAAACTACGCGCCGGGCGGCGAAAACCGCGGCAAGGACGGACCGATGTACCTGGAGGAGGTCGCCGAACGCTTTCCCGTGTCGGATGCCTTCCTGCAGGCCGCGCGCGAAGACGGCCAGCCGCTCAATCCGGATTACAACGGCGGCGACCAGGAAGGCGTGGGCTACTACCAGGTGCTGCAGCACCGCGGCCGGCGCTGGAGCGTGGTCGACGGCTACCTGAAGCCCGCCGCCGGACGCAGCAATCTCAGCGTCGAATGCGGCGCCCATGTCACGCGCTTGGTCTTCGAGGGCAAACGCTGCGTCGGCGTGGCCTACCGCAAGGACGGCCAGGAACACACCGTGCGCGCCCGCCGCGAAACGCTCGTGTGCATGGGGGCGGTGCAGTCGCCGCAATTGTTGGAACTGTCCGGCGTCGGCAATCCGGCCTTGCTGAAGTCGCTCGGCATCGCCCTGGTGCACGCGCAGCCGCAGGTCGGCGAAAACTATATCGATCATTTCGCCACGCGCATGAACTGGCGCGTGAAGAACACGGTGACCCTGAACGAGATGTCGCGCGGATGGCGGCTGGCGCAGCAGGTGGCCCGCTACTACCTGAACCACAAGGGCATTCTCACGCTCGGCACGGGGCTCGTGCATGGTTTCGTCAAGAGCGCGCCGGACCTGCCAACGCCCGACGTGCAGTTCTTCTTCGTGCACGCCAGCTACGCCAATGCCGCCGAACGCATCCTGGACCGCCATCCCGGCATGACCATCGGCGTGGCGCAATTGCGTCCGGAATCGGTCGGGTCCATCCACATCAAATCAGCCGACCCGCTGGCCGGCCCTGCCATCCGCCCCAACTTCCTCTGCGCGCAAGTGGACCGCGACAGCCTGGTGGGCGGCATGCAGGTGGCGCGGCGCATTGTGGGGCAGCCCGCCCTGCAGCGGTTCGTGCAGGCCGAGGTCAGCCCCGGCGCGGACGTGGACAGCTACGACGAATGGCTGGATTTCGCGCGGCGCAACGGGCAGACCATCTATCACCCCATCGGCACCTGCCGCATGGGAACTGACGCCGCCGCCGTCACCGACGTGCGCCTGAGGGTCAACGGGTTGGCCGGACTGCGCGTAGTCGATGCGTCGGTGATGCCGAAGATGGTCTCCGGCAACACGCAGGCCGCAGTCATGATGGTGGCCGAACGCGGCGCCGAAATGATCCTGGAGGACGCCGCGCAGGGGTAG
- a CDS encoding shikimate dehydrogenase: protein MKEISGNTRLFGILADPIHHVKTPQRMNEHFAKIGFDGVCVPFHARPENLAAVVEGLRRLENLGGVIVTVPHKTAILDLADEATPVARKIGAANVLRREADGRLVAHMLDGEGFVRGLRSCGVAPEGKSVYLAGAGGAANAIGFALVQAGVSRLTIANRTPAKAEDLKARILSLHPDAQISVGNADPSGHDLVVNGTSLGMKEGDPLPLDTSRLTPDQLVCEVIMQPRDTALLVAAQARGCKVHYGAPMLACQIELMVEMLGVTSAP from the coding sequence ATGAAGGAAATCAGCGGCAACACGCGCCTGTTCGGCATCCTGGCCGACCCCATCCACCACGTGAAGACGCCGCAGCGCATGAACGAGCACTTCGCCAAGATCGGCTTCGACGGCGTGTGCGTGCCCTTTCACGCCCGGCCCGAAAACCTCGCCGCCGTGGTCGAGGGCCTGCGCCGCCTGGAAAACCTGGGCGGCGTGATCGTCACGGTGCCGCACAAGACCGCCATCCTGGACCTTGCCGACGAAGCCACGCCCGTCGCGCGCAAGATCGGCGCGGCCAACGTGCTGCGGCGCGAGGCGGACGGACGCTTGGTGGCGCACATGCTGGATGGCGAAGGCTTCGTGCGCGGCCTGCGCAGTTGCGGCGTCGCGCCCGAAGGCAAGAGCGTGTACCTCGCCGGCGCGGGCGGCGCGGCCAATGCGATCGGCTTCGCGCTCGTGCAGGCCGGCGTTTCGCGCCTGACCATCGCCAACCGCACCCCCGCCAAGGCAGAAGACCTCAAGGCGCGCATCCTGTCGTTGCATCCGGACGCGCAGATCTCGGTGGGCAACGCCGACCCCTCTGGCCATGACCTGGTCGTGAACGGCACGTCGCTGGGCATGAAGGAGGGCGATCCGCTGCCGTTGGACACCAGCCGCCTGACGCCCGACCAACTCGTGTGCGAAGTCATCATGCAGCCCCGGGACACGGCGCTGCTCGTGGCCGCGCAGGCGCGCGGCTGCAAGGTTCACTATGGCGCACCGATGCTGGCGTGCCAGATCGAACTGATGGTGGAAATGCTGGGCGTGACGTCCGCCCCTTGA
- a CDS encoding transketolase family protein, with protein sequence MAQAQVLSPDSWQYRALNAVNPGLSYLSDALIELVKAGHPVVAGSADLQYSNGLNRFAQAYPDRYVQFGISEQNMVSAAAGLATTGMMPFVATFASFLGLLCCEQIRMDVAYTRLPVRLIGHHTGISLGFYGTSHHATEDISTMRALAGLTVVSPADGPQLASAIKASANWPEPIYFRIGRGRDPQVYADGAPFEFGRAIVHAEGSDLTLIACGITLHGALAAADALRAEGLSVGVIDMPTIKPLDRDAVLKAARQSRLLMTVEEHNVLGGLGSAVAEVLADAGTGTRLRRHGIYDEYSLIAPPTTLYAHYKLDAAGIADVAREFIKH encoded by the coding sequence ATGGCACAGGCACAAGTCCTCTCTCCCGATTCCTGGCAGTACCGCGCGCTCAACGCGGTGAACCCCGGGCTGTCGTATCTTTCCGACGCGTTGATCGAACTGGTGAAAGCCGGCCATCCTGTCGTCGCGGGTTCGGCCGACCTGCAATACTCCAACGGCCTGAACCGCTTCGCGCAGGCCTATCCCGACCGCTACGTCCAGTTCGGCATTTCCGAGCAGAACATGGTGTCGGCCGCGGCCGGCCTGGCCACCACGGGCATGATGCCCTTTGTCGCCACGTTCGCGTCCTTCCTGGGTCTGCTGTGCTGCGAACAGATCCGCATGGACGTCGCCTATACCCGCTTGCCGGTCCGCCTGATCGGCCACCATACCGGCATCAGCCTGGGGTTTTACGGCACCTCGCACCATGCCACCGAAGACATCTCCACCATGCGCGCGCTGGCCGGACTGACCGTGGTGTCGCCCGCAGACGGGCCGCAACTCGCGTCCGCCATCAAGGCGTCGGCGAACTGGCCCGAGCCCATCTATTTCCGCATCGGACGCGGCCGCGATCCGCAGGTCTATGCGGACGGCGCGCCCTTCGAATTCGGACGCGCCATCGTGCATGCGGAAGGCAGCGACCTCACCCTGATCGCCTGCGGCATCACGCTGCATGGCGCACTGGCCGCCGCCGACGCGCTGCGCGCCGAGGGACTGTCCGTGGGCGTCATCGACATGCCCACCATCAAGCCGCTGGACCGCGACGCCGTACTGAAGGCCGCCCGCCAGTCGCGCCTGCTGATGACCGTCGAAGAGCACAATGTGCTGGGCGGCCTCGGCTCGGCGGTGGCCGAGGTATTGGCCGACGCGGGCACGGGCACGCGGCTGCGCCGTCATGGCATCTATGACGAATACAGCCTCATCGCCCCGCCCACGACCCTGTACGCCCACTACAAGCTCGACGCCGCGGGCATCGCCGACGTCGCGCGCGAATTCATCAAGCATTGA
- a CDS encoding transketolase — MRLGQDAPTSGEIAMLRDKARHIRLETIRLIEIAKVGHYSSVFSCAEIFAALYYDVMRLRRGEPHWPDRDRFLMGKGHAAVGLFPVLADLDFIGRDMLDGYTRLGSPLGDHPDMTKVPGVDFSSGSIGHALSNGVGMALGGRMSGRDFNVFVMLGDGEMQEGQVWEAALFAAHNRLSRLVAIVDRNGYQLDGKVDDVMGVESLPDKWRAFGWEVHEVDGHNLSALTALLRRLRADDARDRPACVIARTIKGKGVSYMETEPGWHLGYLAPQDAQSAVDEILSREI; from the coding sequence ATGCGCTTGGGTCAGGATGCCCCCACTTCAGGGGAAATCGCGATGCTGCGGGACAAGGCCCGCCATATCAGGCTGGAGACCATCCGCCTCATCGAAATCGCAAAGGTCGGCCACTACAGTTCCGTGTTTTCCTGCGCGGAGATCTTCGCCGCGCTGTACTACGACGTGATGCGCCTGCGCCGGGGCGAGCCCCATTGGCCCGACCGCGACCGCTTCCTCATGGGCAAGGGCCACGCCGCCGTCGGCTTGTTCCCGGTACTGGCGGACCTGGACTTCATCGGCCGCGACATGCTGGACGGCTACACCCGGCTGGGCAGCCCGCTGGGCGACCACCCCGACATGACCAAGGTGCCCGGCGTGGACTTCAGCTCCGGCTCCATCGGCCACGCCTTGTCCAATGGCGTGGGCATGGCGCTGGGCGGGCGCATGAGCGGGCGCGACTTCAACGTGTTCGTGATGCTGGGCGACGGCGAAATGCAGGAAGGGCAGGTCTGGGAGGCTGCGCTGTTCGCCGCGCATAACCGCCTGTCGCGCCTTGTCGCCATCGTCGATCGCAACGGCTATCAGCTCGATGGCAAGGTGGACGACGTGATGGGCGTGGAATCCCTGCCGGACAAGTGGCGGGCGTTCGGCTGGGAGGTCCACGAGGTCGACGGCCACAACCTGTCGGCGCTGACCGCCTTGCTGCGCCGGCTGCGGGCCGACGACGCGCGCGACCGGCCGGCGTGCGTGATCGCCAGGACGATCAAGGGCAAGGGCGTGTCCTACATGGAAACCGAACCGGGTTGGCACCTGGGCTACCTGGCGCCGCAAGATGCGCAGAGCGCCGTCGACGAAATCCTTTCCCGCGAGATCTGA
- a CDS encoding GntR family transcriptional regulator, with translation MPSLKPVKKENLSVRVYNEIRNALINGQYEPGERLIIGELAQEMGVSITPVREAIFRLISEQGLEMQAATAVYVPYVNSEKLREIQQIRFHLEGMGAAEAAQHITRKQLDNLIALQRDFISCTSTDPKRASYLNRKFHFAILEASNKPILRNTVESFWVITGPILKVFHIKTAGLDYSLDEHRHEAVIEALEARDSEAARQAIQADLVWGGKIMIDWLVEREKELDYRPPGARK, from the coding sequence ATGCCCAGCCTCAAACCGGTCAAAAAAGAGAACCTTTCCGTCAGGGTCTATAACGAAATCCGCAATGCCCTGATCAATGGGCAGTACGAACCTGGCGAGCGCCTGATCATCGGGGAACTGGCGCAGGAAATGGGCGTGTCGATCACGCCCGTGCGCGAAGCCATTTTCCGGCTCATCAGCGAGCAGGGGCTGGAGATGCAGGCCGCCACCGCGGTGTACGTGCCCTACGTCAACTCCGAAAAACTGCGGGAAATCCAGCAGATCCGCTTTCACCTCGAAGGCATGGGCGCGGCCGAGGCCGCGCAGCACATCACGCGCAAGCAGCTCGACAACCTGATCGCCTTGCAGCGGGATTTCATCTCGTGCACGTCCACCGATCCCAAACGCGCCAGCTACCTGAACCGCAAGTTTCACTTTGCCATCCTGGAAGCCAGCAACAAGCCCATCCTGCGCAACACCGTGGAGTCGTTCTGGGTCATCACGGGCCCGATTCTCAAGGTGTTCCACATCAAGACGGCGGGGCTGGACTATTCGCTGGACGAACATCGGCACGAGGCCGTGATCGAGGCCCTGGAAGCGCGCGATTCGGAAGCCGCCCGCCAGGCCATCCAGGCCGACCTGGTGTGGGGCGGAAAGATCATGATCGACTGGCTGGTCGAACGCGAAAAAGAACTCGACTACCGCCCCCCCGGGGCCCGCAAATAG
- a CDS encoding glycerol dehydrogenase yields MLKIFGAPSRYIQGSGALDTLGQYAALFGRRAALVIDGYVHGVLGPRIEALCAAHGVALSPLIVEGDLTPDVIEGLRAQAAPAGIDMVIAVGGGKSLDAGKAVAKSSHCHLITVPTVASNDAPTSKNYVLYDAHHNLLAVEHMLFNPTIVLVDTAIIATAPVHFFRAGLGDAISKKFEAEQCARNGGKNMYDAAPLVTAQLIADGCLRTLLADGADAVAVAGTGQPTPAFERVVEAMILMSGLGFESGGLSIAHALTRGLPKITGVATALHGLQVAVGLLVQLDLENRGDGMLADLKQWYAQVCLPVTLRELGAPAAPPDAELSLAADLSLKARHAANFDRTLDVNTLADALRRYA; encoded by the coding sequence ATGCTGAAGATTTTTGGAGCGCCCAGCCGCTATATCCAGGGCTCGGGCGCCCTGGACACGCTGGGACAATATGCGGCGTTGTTCGGGCGGCGCGCCGCCCTCGTCATCGACGGCTACGTCCATGGCGTGCTGGGTCCAAGAATCGAAGCATTGTGCGCGGCGCACGGCGTGGCGCTTTCGCCGCTGATCGTGGAAGGCGACCTGACGCCTGATGTCATCGAGGGCCTGCGCGCGCAGGCCGCGCCGGCGGGCATCGACATGGTCATCGCGGTCGGCGGCGGCAAGTCGCTCGATGCCGGCAAGGCGGTGGCCAAATCGTCGCATTGCCACCTGATCACCGTGCCCACCGTGGCGTCCAACGATGCCCCCACCAGCAAGAACTACGTGCTGTACGACGCGCATCACAACCTCCTGGCGGTCGAGCACATGCTGTTCAACCCCACGATCGTGCTGGTCGACACCGCCATCATTGCCACCGCGCCCGTGCATTTCTTCCGGGCCGGGCTGGGCGACGCCATTTCCAAGAAGTTCGAAGCCGAGCAATGCGCGCGCAATGGCGGCAAAAACATGTATGACGCGGCGCCGCTGGTCACGGCCCAGCTCATTGCCGACGGCTGCTTGCGGACGCTGCTTGCCGACGGCGCCGACGCGGTCGCCGTCGCGGGCACCGGGCAGCCCACGCCGGCGTTCGAGCGCGTGGTGGAAGCGATGATCCTCATGAGCGGTCTCGGATTTGAAAGCGGGGGCCTGTCCATTGCCCACGCGTTGACGCGCGGGCTGCCAAAGATCACCGGCGTGGCGACGGCCCTGCACGGCCTGCAGGTCGCCGTGGGCCTGCTGGTGCAATTGGACCTGGAGAACCGCGGCGACGGCATGCTGGCCGACCTGAAGCAGTGGTACGCCCAGGTGTGCTTGCCCGTTACGCTGCGCGAACTCGGTGCGCCCGCCGCGCCGCCGGACGCGGAACTGTCGCTGGCGGCAGACCTCAGCCTGAAGGCCCGCCATGCCGCGAACTTCGATCGCACGCTGGATGTGAACACGCTGGCCGACGCGCTGCGTCGCTACGCCTGA
- a CDS encoding 3-keto-5-aminohexanoate cleavage protein: MAKPKPKVVITCAVTGAIHTPSMSPHLPVTADEIAEAAIGAAQAGAAVLHLHARDPQTGKPSQDPVLFQPFLERIKRETDAIINITTGGSPHMTVEERMRPATTFKPELASLNMGSMNFGLFPMLGRFQDFKHDWEREHLENSRSLIFRNTYQDIESILTLGNANGTRFEFECYDISHLYNLAHFVDRGLVKSPPFIQSVFGILGGIGPHPEDLMHMKRTADRLFGDDYEWSILGAGRNQMPLATIGAAMGSNVRVGLEDSLWIGPGQLAESNRMQVERIRGILEALNLEIATPDEARAKLGLKGRDNVAF, from the coding sequence ATGGCTAAACCCAAACCGAAAGTCGTCATCACCTGCGCCGTGACGGGCGCCATCCATACGCCCAGCATGTCGCCGCACCTGCCGGTCACGGCCGACGAGATCGCCGAGGCGGCCATCGGCGCGGCCCAGGCCGGGGCCGCGGTGCTGCACCTGCATGCGCGCGATCCCCAGACGGGCAAGCCTTCGCAGGATCCGGTGCTGTTCCAGCCTTTCCTCGAACGCATCAAGCGCGAGACCGACGCCATCATCAACATCACCACGGGCGGCAGCCCCCACATGACGGTCGAAGAACGCATGCGGCCGGCCACCACGTTCAAGCCGGAGCTGGCGTCGTTGAACATGGGATCCATGAACTTCGGCCTGTTCCCCATGCTGGGCCGCTTCCAGGACTTCAAGCATGACTGGGAACGCGAGCACCTGGAAAACAGCCGCTCGCTGATCTTTCGCAACACCTACCAGGACATCGAATCCATCCTGACGCTGGGCAACGCCAATGGCACGCGCTTCGAGTTCGAGTGCTACGACATCAGCCATCTCTACAACCTGGCCCACTTCGTGGACCGGGGTCTGGTCAAGTCGCCGCCCTTCATCCAGTCCGTGTTCGGCATCCTGGGCGGCATCGGTCCGCATCCGGAAGACCTGATGCACATGAAGCGCACCGCCGATCGCCTCTTTGGCGACGACTACGAATGGTCGATCCTGGGCGCGGGCCGCAACCAGATGCCGCTGGCGACCATCGGCGCGGCCATGGGCTCGAACGTGCGGGTGGGGCTGGAGGACTCGCTCTGGATCGGTCCGGGACAACTGGCCGAATCCAATCGGATGCAGGTGGAACGCATCCGCGGCATCCTTGAAGCGCTCAACCTGGAGATCGCCACGCCGGACGAGGCGCGGGCCAAGCTGGGCCTGAAGGGCAGGGACAACGTGGCGTTCTGA